One genomic window of Desulfomonilia bacterium includes the following:
- a CDS encoding helix-turn-helix domain-containing protein → MEDDLLREKLIRRKRQIKRNRAIILKSAKELFLKKGLSSTTMEDIAGYSGFDRRTIYNHFKNKEEIFAALVFEVISDITMVYNEVSLENITPLEKLKQLVLKLLDLYIDNSHLINVFTTEIETNDNRRKKNTSSLAVKNINDYGELESRLMNMIKEAQDADQLIDVHPFILAGLLNEIILRSVIVLHQNKRIITKEDIIRDLLRIIEGNLIKGTVRQPENKL, encoded by the coding sequence ATGGAAGACGATTTACTCAGAGAAAAGCTGATCAGAAGAAAAAGACAGATCAAAAGGAACAGAGCGATCATTTTGAAGTCTGCCAAGGAGCTTTTTCTTAAAAAAGGGCTCAGCAGCACTACAATGGAGGACATAGCCGGTTATTCCGGCTTTGACAGACGCACTATATATAACCATTTCAAGAACAAGGAAGAAATTTTTGCAGCCCTTGTTTTCGAGGTTATTTCAGACATAACAATGGTTTACAACGAAGTTTCCCTTGAGAATATAACTCCCCTTGAAAAGCTGAAACAGCTTGTATTGAAACTTCTTGATTTATATATCGACAATTCACATCTTATAAATGTCTTCACTACCGAGATTGAGACTAATGACAATAGAAGGAAAAAGAACACTTCAAGCCTTGCAGTTAAAAATATAAATGACTACGGCGAACTGGAATCCAGATTGATGAACATGATAAAAGAAGCTCAGGATGCCGACCAGCTTATAGATGTTCACCCCTTCATACTTGCCGGCCTTTTGAATGAAATAATCTTAAGAAGCGTGATTGTCCTTCACCAGAATAAAAGGATCATCACAAAAGAAGATATAATCAGGGATCTTTTGAGAATCATTGAAGGTAATCTAATCAAAGGGACTGTCAGACAACCTGAGAACAAATTATAA
- the groL gene encoding chaperonin GroEL (60 kDa chaperone family; promotes refolding of misfolded polypeptides especially under stressful conditions; forms two stacked rings of heptamers to form a barrel-shaped 14mer; ends can be capped by GroES; misfolded proteins enter the barrel where they are refolded when GroES binds) encodes MAAKEIIYGQDARVRVLKGVDKLANAVKATLGPKGRNAILDKMFGAPNVTKDGVTVAKEIELKDKFENMGAQMVKEVASKTSDIAGDGTTTATVLAQAIYTEGLKYLASGINPMALKRGIDKATAVVISELKKMSKSVEDKKEIEQVGTISANGDSEIGVLIADAMDKVGKEGVITVEEAKGMETTLELVEGMQFDRGYLSPYFVTDAERMEAVQEDPYILIYDKKISNMRDIIPVLEQIAKEGKGLTIIAEDIEGEALATLVVNKLRGTLKCSAVKAPGFGDRRKAMLEDIAILTGGQVVSEDLGRKLDSVTVKDLGRAKKVIIDKDNTTIVEGAGDSSAIQGRIKQIKAQIEESTSDYDREKLQERLAKLAGGVAVIKVGAATEPEMKEKKARVEDALHATRAAVEEGFVPGGGVALIRSIKKLDELKLDEEEKSGVKIIKKALEEPMRQIAINAGLEGGIVVEKVKEKKGNIGFNAQANVYEDMLKAGIIDPTKVARSALQNAASVAGLMLTTEVMIAEIPEEKPAHGGMPGGGMPDMGGMGM; translated from the coding sequence ATGGCTGCAAAAGAGATAATTTACGGACAGGACGCAAGGGTAAGGGTTTTAAAGGGCGTTGACAAGCTGGCCAATGCCGTCAAAGCGACACTCGGACCAAAAGGAAGGAATGCGATACTTGATAAGATGTTCGGAGCCCCGAATGTAACGAAAGACGGTGTAACCGTTGCAAAAGAGATCGAACTCAAAGACAAGTTCGAAAATATGGGCGCACAGATGGTGAAGGAAGTTGCTTCCAAGACATCTGATATCGCAGGCGACGGAACAACCACAGCAACGGTCCTTGCACAGGCTATTTATACCGAAGGCCTTAAGTATCTTGCTTCCGGAATAAACCCAATGGCATTAAAACGCGGTATCGACAAGGCAACGGCTGTTGTCATAAGCGAGCTCAAGAAGATGAGCAAGAGCGTTGAAGACAAGAAAGAGATCGAGCAGGTCGGAACAATTTCTGCAAACGGAGACTCTGAAATCGGAGTCCTTATCGCTGATGCAATGGATAAGGTCGGAAAAGAAGGCGTTATAACTGTTGAAGAAGCCAAAGGAATGGAGACGACTCTTGAACTTGTTGAAGGAATGCAGTTTGACCGCGGATACCTTTCACCATATTTCGTAACCGATGCAGAGAGGATGGAAGCTGTTCAGGAAGATCCTTACATTCTTATCTATGACAAGAAGATCAGCAACATGAGAGATATCATTCCCGTTCTTGAGCAGATAGCAAAAGAAGGAAAGGGCCTCACTATCATTGCTGAGGATATAGAAGGAGAAGCCCTTGCCACACTGGTTGTCAACAAACTTCGCGGAACCCTGAAATGTTCTGCTGTCAAAGCCCCGGGTTTCGGAGACAGGCGCAAGGCAATGCTCGAAGATATTGCAATTTTAACAGGCGGCCAGGTTGTATCCGAAGACCTTGGACGCAAGCTTGATTCGGTTACGGTCAAAGATCTAGGAAGGGCAAAGAAGGTTATCATTGACAAGGACAACACGACAATAGTTGAAGGCGCAGGCGATAGTTCCGCCATACAGGGCAGAATCAAGCAGATCAAGGCCCAGATCGAAGAATCAACAAGTGATTATGACAGGGAAAAGCTTCAGGAAAGGCTTGCAAAACTTGCGGGCGGCGTCGCAGTGATAAAGGTCGGTGCAGCAACAGAGCCTGAAATGAAAGAGAAGAAGGCCAGGGTTGAAGATGCGCTTCACGCAACAAGAGCGGCAGTTGAGGAAGGATTTGTCCCAGGTGGCGGAGTTGCATTGATAAGATCAATCAAGAAGCTTGATGAGCTTAAGCTTGACGAAGAAGAGAAAAGCGGAGTCAAGATTATAAAGAAAGCACTCGAAGAACCGATGAGGCAGATTGCTATCAATGCGGGACTCGAAGGTGGAATCGTTGTGGAAAAGGTTAAGGAAAAGAAAGGCAATATCGGATTCAATGCCCAGGCGAATGTTTATGAAGATATGCTCAAAGCCGGAATCATTGACCCGACAAAAGTTGCGCGGTCAGCCCTTCAGAATGCGGCTTCAGTTGCAGGTCTGATGCTTACGACGGAAGTGATGATCGCTGAAATACCTGAAGAAAAACCGGCTCATGGCGGTATGCCGGGCGGTGGCATGCCTGATATGGGCGGTATGGGCATGTAA
- the groES gene encoding co-chaperone GroES, whose translation MKIRPLQDRVLVKRLEEEEKTKGGIIIPDTAKEKPQMGKVIAAGNGKKTEDGKIVPLDVKTGDKILFSKYAGTEVKVEGDELLIMREDDILGIVE comes from the coding sequence ATGAAGATCAGACCGTTACAGGACAGGGTTCTCGTCAAGAGGCTCGAAGAGGAAGAGAAGACAAAGGGTGGGATTATCATACCGGATACTGCAAAGGAAAAACCACAGATGGGGAAGGTGATTGCAGCAGGTAATGGCAAGAAGACAGAGGACGGCAAGATTGTCCCGCTTGATGTCAAGACCGGGGACAAGATTCTTTTCTCAAAGTATGCCGGAACAGAAGTAAAGGTTGAGGGTGATGAGCTTCTTATCATGAGAGAAGACGACATTCTCGGAATAGTCGAGTAG
- a CDS encoding spermidine/putrescine ABC transporter substrate-binding protein, with protein sequence MRNKSSMLMIIVIVLALVLIYFLFADRKNGTKPVDVSRQVSSETQGSKKSELFVYTWADYIKPELVQRFEKENNCRVTIDTFDSNEAMYSKLKAGATGYDIITPSSYMVTLLKKQDMIIDLDHSKIPNLSNVDPDYLKLSFDPSMKHSVPYMFSVTGIGYLKSKAKDFKPTWGVFGRKDMKGRMTMLNDMRETIGAALKFMGKSINSTDEKDLEAAKKLVVVWKRNLAKFENEQYKTGLASGEFYIVHGYGGDLMQVQSENPDIEFAIPEEGTSVCFDDLVIPKMAKNAELAYKFINFLHDPKVAAENTEFIRYLCPNKASYEFISPETRNNQAIFLKPEIRAKCEIINDLGDNNQKYTKIWDQIKAAQ encoded by the coding sequence ATGAGAAATAAGAGTAGCATGCTAATGATTATTGTCATCGTGCTGGCGTTAGTGCTGATTTACTTCCTGTTCGCCGACAGGAAAAATGGCACCAAACCTGTTGATGTCAGCAGGCAGGTATCTTCCGAAACCCAAGGTTCTAAAAAATCCGAACTGTTTGTATATACTTGGGCGGACTACATAAAACCTGAACTGGTGCAGCGTTTTGAGAAGGAGAACAACTGCAGGGTGACAATAGACACCTTCGACTCAAATGAGGCCATGTATTCAAAGCTTAAGGCAGGCGCCACAGGCTATGACATCATTACACCAAGCAGTTATATGGTTACTCTTTTGAAAAAGCAGGATATGATAATAGACCTTGACCATTCGAAGATTCCTAATCTTTCAAACGTCGATCCTGATTATCTCAAGCTTTCTTTTGATCCTTCCATGAAACACAGTGTGCCGTATATGTTCAGTGTAACAGGGATCGGATATTTGAAGAGCAAGGCAAAGGATTTCAAACCGACATGGGGAGTTTTCGGAAGAAAGGACATGAAGGGCAGGATGACTATGCTTAATGATATGAGGGAAACAATAGGCGCGGCTTTGAAATTCATGGGCAAGAGCATAAACAGCACGGATGAAAAAGATCTTGAGGCCGCGAAAAAGCTGGTTGTCGTATGGAAGAGAAATCTGGCAAAATTCGAAAATGAACAGTACAAGACCGGTCTTGCCTCGGGTGAATTCTATATTGTTCATGGTTACGGCGGAGATCTGATGCAGGTGCAGTCAGAGAACCCCGATATAGAATTCGCAATCCCCGAAGAAGGCACTTCTGTATGTTTTGATGATCTTGTAATTCCTAAAATGGCAAAAAATGCAGAGCTTGCTTACAAATTCATCAACTTTCTGCACGATCCCAAAGTTGCAGCCGAGAATACAGAGTTCATCAGATACCTTTGCCCGAATAAGGCAAGCTATGAATTCATCTCCCCGGAAACAAGGAACAATCAGGCAATATTCCTGAAACCCGAAATCAGGGCAAAATGCGAAATAATAAACGACCTCGGGGATAACAACCAGAAATATACAAAGATCTGGGATCAGATTAAGGCTGCTCAGTAA
- a CDS encoding ABC transporter permease, producing the protein MKKSRLPLIITISLLVFFYLPVIVLVVNSFNAAKFGSSWEGFSLIWYHKLFHHREIWAAVRNTLFIAFGATVLSVIIGTTAALALHRFQTGLQKAHYMLIYTPLVIPEILMGIGLLLFFVAIGMQLGLFTIMISHVTFCISFVAMVVLGRLQNFDYAVVEAAQDLGASWPAVAWRILIPLLSPGIVSGALLAFTLSIDDFVITFFVAGPGSTTLPLRIYSMIKHGSPPLINALSTILLLVTFVAVVISQNLMEEDET; encoded by the coding sequence ATGAAGAAAAGCAGGCTTCCCCTTATTATTACTATATCATTGCTTGTCTTCTTTTATCTGCCCGTTATCGTGCTCGTGGTTAATTCCTTCAATGCAGCCAAATTCGGCAGTTCATGGGAAGGCTTTTCGCTCATCTGGTATCATAAACTGTTTCATCACCGCGAAATATGGGCCGCCGTAAGAAACACTCTTTTTATAGCATTCGGTGCAACCGTGCTGTCGGTAATTATTGGCACTACTGCTGCGCTGGCCCTGCACCGTTTTCAGACTGGCCTTCAGAAAGCACATTATATGCTCATATATACGCCGCTCGTTATTCCGGAAATACTCATGGGCATTGGCCTCCTGCTGTTCTTTGTTGCTATCGGAATGCAACTGGGACTTTTTACCATAATGATATCACATGTGACTTTCTGCATAAGTTTTGTTGCCATGGTGGTTCTCGGGAGGCTGCAGAATTTTGATTATGCAGTAGTAGAGGCGGCGCAGGACCTCGGGGCAAGCTGGCCTGCGGTGGCATGGAGAATACTTATACCGCTTCTGTCACCCGGCATAGTATCAGGCGCTCTCCTTGCCTTTACGCTTTCGATTGATGATTTCGTAATAACATTCTTTGTAGCGGGTCCAGGTTCGACAACTCTGCCTCTACGGATTTACAGCATGATAAAACACGGGTCTCCGCCGCTGATCAACGCACTTTCGACAATACTGCTTCTGGTCACATTCGTGGCCGTAGTGATAAGCCAGAATCTTATGGAGGAGGACGAAACATGA
- a CDS encoding ABC transporter permease: MAKVNSKKTNEWLLTLPSLVWLFVLFLLPTVMIFAIAFKPPDMYGGFASGWTLNTLKDLAQPSYPIIIWRTIYLSLITTILCILLAVPAGYCIARLKGKWRQIFLLLVVLPFWTSFLVRIFAWKVLLHPDGIIKKSLVFLHVIGPDTSLLYNAGAVLLVMVNNFLPFAILPIYAAAAKFDFRLVEAAQDLGAHRFQSFMKVFIPGIWRGIVTAILMVFIPALGSYIIPDIVGGTSGEMIGNKIAQRVFTDRNLPHASGLSAFLTLAVLVPMIIVLIMQNRKKAAPIFEEEA, translated from the coding sequence GTGGCGAAGGTTAACTCAAAAAAAACAAATGAGTGGCTGCTGACGCTGCCTTCTCTGGTGTGGCTGTTCGTACTTTTTCTGCTGCCCACAGTCATGATTTTTGCAATCGCCTTCAAACCGCCGGACATGTATGGCGGTTTTGCCTCCGGATGGACCTTGAATACGCTGAAAGACCTTGCTCAGCCAAGTTATCCCATAATTATATGGCGCACCATTTATTTAAGCTTAATAACAACAATTCTATGTATTCTCCTTGCTGTACCAGCCGGATACTGCATAGCAAGACTAAAGGGAAAATGGAGGCAGATATTCCTGCTGCTGGTCGTGCTGCCATTCTGGACAAGCTTTCTCGTAAGGATATTTGCATGGAAGGTGCTGCTGCATCCCGACGGAATAATCAAGAAATCTCTGGTCTTTCTTCATGTCATCGGGCCTGATACGTCATTATTGTATAATGCCGGGGCGGTACTGCTCGTGATGGTCAACAACTTCCTGCCTTTTGCGATACTTCCTATTTATGCCGCTGCTGCAAAATTCGATTTCCGGCTGGTCGAGGCTGCGCAGGACCTTGGAGCGCACAGGTTCCAGAGCTTTATGAAGGTTTTTATCCCCGGGATATGGCGCGGGATTGTTACCGCGATTCTGATGGTTTTCATTCCTGCTCTGGGTTCTTACATAATTCCCGATATAGTCGGCGGAACCAGCGGGGAAATGATCGGAAACAAAATTGCCCAGAGAGTCTTCACCGACCGCAATTTGCCGCATGCCAGCGGACTGTCTGCATTCCTGACCCTGGCGGTGCTTGTGCCCATGATAATCGTGCTGATTATGCAGAATCGCAAGAAGGCAGCCCCGATATTTGAGGAGGAGGCATGA
- a CDS encoding ABC transporter ATP-binding protein, whose translation MTQRAFLEFENISKSFGNVRAVVNTSLSIKKGEFFSLLGPSGCGKTTLLRMVAGFEKPDTGRIYLNGEDITDLPPNRRKVNTIFQNYALFPHLTVWDNIAFGLKIEKRPKREIEAEVGSMLKLIQMEDQAWKYPDQISGGQKQRVAIARALIKKPEVLLLDEPLAALDLKLRQRMLIELDLIHDEVGITFVYVTHDQGEAMSLSDRIAVMDKGIIEQTGAPMEIYEAPSSSFVAAFIGDTNFFEGQVKDVISSDYLRIDIGDFPDVVCFNDKQRKKGDLVYLSVRPEKIRISRDKPSDDPLHNTVKVHVEDVIYQGAMTRFWVSTGEYRLAIIQQHSRFLLDEKPIRWNEDVWISWHADDGFMLERYSESDEELMGVPPTYVGETNGGEG comes from the coding sequence ATGACACAGCGCGCATTTCTTGAATTCGAGAATATCTCCAAGAGCTTTGGAAATGTTCGTGCTGTTGTGAACACCTCGCTCTCGATAAAAAAAGGTGAATTCTTCTCGCTTCTCGGTCCATCAGGCTGTGGAAAAACCACCCTTCTCAGAATGGTTGCCGGATTTGAAAAGCCCGATACCGGAAGAATCTATCTCAATGGAGAAGACATCACCGACCTTCCACCGAACAGACGAAAGGTAAATACCATCTTCCAGAACTATGCGCTCTTTCCTCACCTCACAGTATGGGACAATATCGCTTTCGGCCTCAAAATCGAAAAACGACCCAAAAGGGAGATCGAAGCCGAAGTGGGGAGCATGCTGAAACTCATCCAGATGGAGGATCAGGCATGGAAGTATCCGGACCAGATAAGCGGGGGGCAGAAGCAAAGGGTTGCCATTGCAAGGGCGCTTATCAAGAAGCCTGAAGTTCTTCTCCTCGATGAACCGCTTGCGGCGCTTGACCTCAAATTAAGGCAGCGCATGCTCATAGAGCTTGACCTTATTCATGACGAGGTCGGTATTACTTTTGTCTACGTCACGCATGACCAGGGTGAAGCGATGAGCCTCTCCGACAGAATTGCGGTGATGGACAAGGGCATTATCGAACAGACCGGTGCGCCCATGGAAATTTACGAAGCGCCGAGCTCTAGTTTCGTGGCGGCATTCATAGGAGACACGAATTTCTTTGAGGGTCAGGTCAAGGATGTAATCAGCAGCGATTATCTGAGGATCGACATAGGTGATTTCCCAGATGTCGTATGCTTCAACGACAAGCAGAGGAAGAAGGGCGACCTTGTCTATCTGAGCGTCAGGCCAGAGAAAATCCGCATATCACGCGACAAGCCTTCCGATGACCCGCTGCACAACACAGTCAAGGTGCATGTTGAAGATGTCATATATCAGGGTGCCATGACGAGGTTCTGGGTAAGCACCGGTGAATACCGCCTTGCGATAATACAGCAACACAGCCGATTTCTCCTCGACGAGAAGCCAATCCGCTGGAACGAGGACGTATGGATATCCTGGCATGCTGATGACGGTTTCATGCTGGAACGATACAGCGAATCGGACGAGGAACTGATGGGAGTTCCTCCCACTTATGTCGGGGAGACAAACGGTGGCGAAGGTTAA
- a CDS encoding GTPase, whose translation MPANLSPDYYEAEKRFKEARTNEEKIKALQEMLAVIPKHKGTDKMQADLKHRISKLKEESQKKKGAVKQKSMYLIDTEGAAQIVIIGPPNTGKSSLVAALTNASPEISPFPHSTHKPIPGMALFENVQFQLIDTPPLTEEYVDPQMIDMIRRSDIVVILLDTTSDLIGQYEYILSELAANRIFPEGAVLEEGMKRPVTFKKMIILVNKTDAPSQMDDFNTFTELVDLKVPAIPVSILNSINLDTFLKTVFDLLDIMRVYSKYPGREPDLNEPFVLPKDSTLEELAGRIHKDFLTKLKFARVWGKSAHSGQMIQRDHVLKDGDVVELHI comes from the coding sequence ATGCCTGCAAATCTTTCACCGGATTATTATGAGGCTGAAAAGCGTTTCAAGGAAGCCAGGACAAACGAGGAAAAGATTAAAGCGCTGCAGGAAATGCTTGCAGTAATTCCAAAGCATAAGGGAACTGACAAGATGCAGGCTGACCTCAAACACCGCATCTCGAAACTGAAGGAAGAATCCCAGAAAAAGAAAGGCGCGGTAAAACAAAAAAGCATGTATTTAATAGACACGGAAGGCGCCGCACAGATTGTGATTATCGGCCCGCCGAACACCGGTAAATCTTCTCTTGTTGCCGCACTTACTAATGCAAGTCCTGAGATTTCGCCTTTCCCGCACTCAACGCATAAGCCGATTCCTGGCATGGCGTTGTTTGAAAACGTGCAGTTCCAGCTCATCGATACGCCGCCTCTGACCGAAGAATATGTCGATCCTCAGATGATCGATATGATCCGCCGTTCGGATATTGTTGTGATCCTTCTTGACACAACATCCGACCTGATAGGCCAGTATGAGTATATTTTATCCGAACTGGCGGCGAACAGGATATTCCCGGAAGGGGCTGTTCTGGAAGAGGGGATGAAAAGGCCTGTGACCTTTAAAAAGATGATTATTCTTGTCAATAAAACCGATGCGCCTTCACAGATGGATGATTTCAATACGTTCACCGAGCTTGTCGATTTGAAGGTCCCTGCAATCCCTGTTTCAATATTGAACAGCATAAATCTCGACACCTTTTTAAAAACGGTATTTGACCTCTTGGATATTATGAGGGTCTATTCGAAATATCCGGGCAGGGAACCGGATTTGAATGAACCTTTTGTCCTGCCAAAGGACAGCACGCTTGAAGAACTTGCCGGCAGGATTCACAAGGATTTCCTGACAAAACTCAAGTTTGCAAGGGTGTGGGGAAAATCCGCTCACAGCGGGCAGATGATACAGCGTGATCATGTCCTCAAGGATGGAGATGTTGTAGAACTCCATATATGA
- a CDS encoding FAD-dependent oxidoreductase, whose product MRYLIIGGVAGGASTAARLRRLDENAEIIIFERDDYVSYANCGLPYYVGGVIPARESLFVQSAEGLRKRFNLDVRVRNEVTSIDRAAKTVAAKDLISGKQYTEKYDKLILSPGAYPFRPEIKGIDDEAVFTIRSVGDSDRIKAFIEERKPKKAVVIGAGFIGLEAAENLMQIGINVSVVEMLDHVLPPFDYDMASLAKVHMMQKGVNLILSETVVSVTRNENGLSVNLKSGRILKADMIILSIGVRPDSSLAREAGLEIGQGGGIIVDEYMRTSDPDIYALGDAVEMIHPILGKRMAIPLAGPANKEARIVADNIALGDVSRYEGSIGTAIVRVFGLNCACTGVSERLLKASNIRYISSITHGFSHASYYPGAYMLAIKLIFSPDDGRVYGAQVIGMEGVDKRIDLIASVIKKNGTIYDLSVIEHAYAPPFSSAKDPVNIAGMVAENILSGKVKIVHWNEIPEGKEDVLILDVRTPVEFAADSVDDAVNIPLDELRARLDELPKDKTIIIYCGIGLRAYIACRILMQKGYEKVYNLSGGYRTYSTVSI is encoded by the coding sequence ATGCGTTATCTCATCATTGGCGGAGTTGCCGGGGGGGCTTCTACTGCAGCCAGACTCAGAAGGCTCGACGAGAATGCTGAAATTATCATCTTCGAAAGGGATGATTATGTGTCCTATGCGAACTGCGGGCTGCCGTATTATGTGGGCGGCGTAATACCGGCTAGAGAGAGCCTTTTCGTTCAGAGCGCCGAAGGCCTCAGGAAAAGATTCAATCTCGATGTCAGGGTAAGAAACGAGGTGACCTCAATTGACAGGGCAGCAAAGACCGTTGCAGCAAAAGACCTCATAAGCGGGAAACAGTATACGGAAAAATACGACAAGCTCATACTGTCGCCGGGCGCATACCCTTTCCGCCCTGAGATAAAGGGCATCGACGATGAGGCTGTTTTCACGATCCGCTCTGTCGGAGACTCGGACAGGATAAAGGCCTTTATCGAAGAAAGAAAACCGAAGAAGGCAGTTGTCATAGGTGCGGGTTTCATAGGCCTGGAAGCTGCGGAGAATCTCATGCAAATCGGAATCAATGTAAGCGTGGTCGAGATGCTCGACCACGTATTGCCGCCGTTCGATTATGACATGGCCTCTCTGGCAAAGGTTCACATGATGCAGAAGGGTGTGAATCTCATATTAAGCGAGACTGTTGTTTCAGTTACAAGGAATGAAAACGGCCTTTCCGTTAACCTCAAAAGCGGCAGAATTCTGAAAGCGGATATGATCATTCTTTCGATAGGTGTAAGGCCTGACTCGTCCCTTGCAAGGGAGGCGGGTCTTGAAATTGGGCAGGGTGGAGGAATAATCGTGGATGAATACATGCGCACGTCCGACCCCGACATATATGCGCTGGGTGATGCCGTTGAGATGATCCATCCGATTCTGGGCAAGCGCATGGCCATTCCTCTGGCCGGGCCTGCAAACAAGGAGGCAAGGATAGTTGCGGATAATATAGCGCTTGGAGACGTCAGCAGATACGAGGGATCGATAGGAACGGCCATAGTCAGGGTATTCGGCCTCAACTGCGCCTGCACCGGCGTGTCGGAGCGCCTGCTCAAGGCATCAAACATCAGGTACATCTCTTCGATCACGCACGGCTTTTCGCACGCAAGTTACTATCCGGGTGCGTACATGCTTGCGATCAAACTGATATTTTCTCCGGATGACGGACGCGTATATGGCGCGCAGGTCATAGGAATGGAAGGGGTCGATAAAAGGATTGACCTCATAGCGTCCGTCATAAAGAAGAATGGGACGATATATGATCTGTCGGTCATAGAGCATGCTTACGCGCCACCGTTTTCATCTGCTAAAGACCCTGTGAATATTGCCGGGATGGTTGCCGAAAACATCCTGAGCGGCAAGGTGAAAATAGTACACTGGAACGAAATCCCTGAAGGAAAAGAGGATGTCCTGATACTGGATGTAAGAACGCCCGTCGAGTTCGCGGCGGATTCGGTCGATGACGCTGTGAACATACCCCTGGACGAGTTGAGGGCACGCCTTGATGAATTGCCTAAAGACAAGACGATTATTATATACTGCGGGATCGGACTGAGGGCATATATTGCCTGCAGGATTCTCATGCAGAAGGGATACGAAAAGGTCTACAATTTAAGCGGGGGATACAGGACATACAGCACGGTAAGCATTTGA
- a CDS encoding C-GCAxxG-C-C family protein, with translation MRNLKTIKEADIERIRDIAKEYEMTCTGCAQSAVAALLEVLDIKSNEVFKAASGLADGIGLSSDGSCGALTGGAMVIGLVFGREYAEFKDPLAAIGSYDLAKELHEHFISEYGTCRCADIQKKLMGRSFNLRNQDDATLAIEQGMSGHCSDVVGKAAAAALRIISSGASKKTQSQVLCGGAPAGCCGGATVQ, from the coding sequence ATGAGGAATCTGAAAACCATAAAGGAAGCGGATATCGAAAGGATCAGGGATATTGCAAAGGAATATGAGATGACCTGCACCGGGTGCGCCCAGAGCGCGGTGGCAGCCCTACTTGAGGTTCTGGATATTAAGAGTAATGAGGTATTCAAGGCTGCAAGCGGCCTGGCCGACGGAATAGGTCTCAGCAGCGACGGAAGTTGCGGTGCGCTTACCGGGGGAGCCATGGTGATCGGGCTTGTCTTCGGCAGAGAATACGCTGAGTTCAAGGACCCGCTGGCCGCAATCGGATCATACGATCTTGCAAAGGAACTCCATGAACACTTCATATCCGAGTACGGGACATGCCGCTGTGCGGATATCCAGAAAAAACTCATGGGCAGGAGCTTCAACCTGAGAAACCAGGATGACGCCACCCTGGCGATAGAACAGGGCATGTCCGGCCACTGTTCTGACGTAGTGGGCAAGGCAGCCGCCGCCGCACTCAGAATCATTTCATCGGGCGCTTCAAAAAAGACTCAATCTCAGGTACTATGTGGAGGTGCGCCTGCAGGATGCTGCGGAGGCGCGACGGTACAATAA